From one Lysinibacillus sp. G4S2 genomic stretch:
- a CDS encoding ferric reductase-like transmembrane domain-containing protein, whose product MKSIKGILFIILIMGSSALLWYFATPIEPIHAVNRLSHIIGGMAITCFFLVFLLATRMKILERWFHGLENVYFYHKCLAIFSLVLVIIHGQLQDLVPDWDKVQETPLSEFAKELGSIGQYGFITLILIALFAKFLKYEHWRIFHRLMLIPYTFGIYHAYFSSRYDLFQPTPLGIFTAITATIGFMSALYMLTMYQDMFFKYKGNITGIKKLGSNVIELELTLDKKIPYRHGQFIFIKILQDGFEKAPHPFSISGGDGKKIFVTIKVLGDFTKNVYESVQLNTPIALDGPFGHLNFDNGTQQQIWIAGGIGITPFLSYLQSQPVDRDIELFYTYHGQDNASYKEFLQAYAKTNQQFSVNFIDTSQTDRLSFENFLVPEKTSIFMCGPEKMVKRFAKQLKSYNTIADIEYESFKIR is encoded by the coding sequence ATGAAATCTATCAAAGGAATTTTGTTTATTATACTAATTATGGGGAGTAGTGCTTTACTGTGGTATTTTGCTACACCTATAGAGCCTATCCATGCTGTTAACAGGCTTAGTCACATTATTGGAGGCATGGCCATAACATGCTTCTTTCTTGTCTTTTTGTTAGCAACAAGAATGAAAATTTTAGAGCGTTGGTTCCATGGACTAGAAAATGTTTATTTTTATCATAAATGTTTAGCAATATTTTCACTTGTATTGGTAATTATACATGGTCAATTGCAAGATCTAGTCCCCGACTGGGATAAAGTACAAGAAACTCCGCTCAGCGAATTTGCGAAAGAGCTGGGATCGATTGGCCAATATGGTTTCATAACACTTATTTTGATTGCGCTTTTTGCTAAATTCCTAAAATATGAACACTGGCGGATCTTTCATCGATTAATGCTAATCCCTTATACATTTGGAATTTATCATGCCTATTTTTCAAGCAGATACGATTTATTCCAGCCTACCCCTTTAGGAATTTTTACGGCAATAACTGCGACTATTGGATTTATGTCAGCACTATATATGTTGACGATGTATCAGGATATGTTTTTTAAATATAAAGGCAACATTACAGGTATCAAAAAATTAGGCTCCAATGTTATTGAACTGGAACTAACACTTGATAAAAAAATTCCATATCGACATGGACAATTTATTTTTATAAAGATTTTGCAAGATGGATTCGAAAAGGCGCCTCATCCCTTTTCTATTTCAGGTGGCGATGGAAAAAAAATATTTGTCACTATTAAGGTACTTGGTGATTTTACAAAAAATGTATATGAATCAGTCCAACTGAATACACCAATTGCACTTGATGGTCCATTTGGTCATTTAAACTTTGACAATGGGACGCAACAACAAATTTGGATAGCAGGTGGTATAGGCATTACCCCATTTTTATCCTATTTACAATCACAACCCGTCGATCGTGATATTGAATTATTTTACACGTATCATGGTCAAGATAATGCTAGCTATAAAGAATTTTTACAGGCGTATGCAAAAACTAATCAACAATTCAGCGTGAACTTTATTGATACTAGCCAAACGGACAGGCTATCATTTGAAAATTTTTTAGTGCCAGAAAAGACAAGCATTTTTATGTGTGGTCCAGAAAAAATGGTAAAACGTTTTGCTAAGCAATTAAAATCCTACAATACAATTGCAGACATCGAATATGAATCCTTTAAAATTAGATGA
- a CDS encoding nitroreductase family protein, whose translation MTITKSYLNKVMHERKSVRKYEANYKIPQAELEELLVEATTAPSSSNLQPWRFLVIQDEAVKKELRSIANNQEQVETASAIIAVLGDTEMYKNVEEVYTKNFELGYMDEATKNVMIENSLRLYPNLPKEVLKNIATFDAGLISMQIMLLAKDMGYDTVPMAGFNKEAFAKRFELTDNLVPIVLIAIGKAAAPAYGSSRLELNDIAKFI comes from the coding sequence ATGACTATAACAAAAAGTTATTTAAATAAAGTAATGCACGAACGTAAATCTGTACGTAAATATGAGGCAAACTATAAAATTCCACAAGCAGAATTAGAGGAATTACTTGTAGAGGCAACAACAGCTCCATCATCAAGCAATCTACAGCCTTGGCGCTTTTTAGTCATCCAAGATGAGGCAGTAAAAAAAGAATTACGCTCAATTGCTAATAACCAGGAGCAAGTGGAAACTGCCTCTGCCATTATTGCAGTATTAGGCGATACTGAAATGTACAAAAATGTAGAAGAAGTCTACACAAAAAATTTCGAGCTTGGCTATATGGATGAAGCGACAAAAAATGTTATGATTGAAAACTCATTAAGACTGTATCCAAACCTTCCTAAAGAAGTTCTAAAAAATATTGCTACATTTGATGCCGGCTTAATTTCCATGCAAATTATGCTTTTAGCAAAAGACATGGGCTATGATACGGTACCAATGGCTGGCTTTAATAAAGAGGCTTTTGCGAAACGCTTTGAATTAACAGATAATCTAGTGCCAATCGTCTTAATCGCAATCGGTAAAGCAGCAGCACCAGCTTATGGCTCATCTCGTTTAGAGCTGAATGACATTGCAAAATTCATTTAA
- a CDS encoding putative holin-like toxin, whose protein sequence is MTVFEAFSLIVQCGLLLIAVLTLMLSIIVSQNKKK, encoded by the coding sequence ATGACAGTATTTGAAGCATTCAGTTTAATTGTGCAGTGTGGCCTTTTGCTAATTGCAGTGCTTACACTGATGCTTAGCATTATTGTCTCTCAAAATAAAAAGAAATAG
- a CDS encoding APC family permease, whose amino-acid sequence MKRQTLMRTLTLSQVVFLGIAWNNPMVFFNTYGIATVTSQGVIMGAYIVAFLAILFTAFSYGKMAKAFPIAGSAYTFTQKSINPQLGFLIGWTIMLDYMLTPMVTCLMSTVFLNAMFPGVPHALWIILLTATIVIPSILGVKFTASTGKIFVIAQIIFVFIFWILTIKSLLAGAGAGTLFSIQPLFNAEVKLPVILAGASILCFSFLGFDSLTTLSEETINPEKTIPRAIIIMLLTIGVLYIGSAYLAQLVHPSFAFENTDSAAMEVVYLVGGNLFKSLFVTAVILGNFSSGVASTTSASRVLYAMGRDSVLPKKIFGHIHSRYKTPSTGIIVIGVISLLGIVLTLDQVIKFINFGALIAFASVNLSVIAHYFIRNRKRSSFTEYMRYLVMPLIGAGFTLWLWSHLEVDALILGGIWMAMGIGYLIYMTKFFRQGLPEFSFDKEIIPENVLLEDIKM is encoded by the coding sequence ATGAAACGACAAACATTAATGCGAACACTGACTTTGTCTCAAGTTGTATTTTTAGGGATTGCATGGAATAACCCGATGGTATTCTTCAATACTTATGGAATCGCAACCGTCACTTCCCAAGGTGTCATCATGGGAGCGTATATCGTCGCCTTTCTTGCAATCCTGTTCACCGCATTTAGTTATGGAAAGATGGCAAAAGCATTTCCAATTGCCGGTTCTGCTTATACATTCACACAAAAATCAATTAATCCACAACTTGGGTTTCTTATCGGTTGGACAATCATGTTGGATTATATGTTAACACCAATGGTCACTTGTTTAATGTCTACTGTTTTTTTAAATGCCATGTTCCCTGGAGTCCCTCACGCCCTGTGGATTATCCTCTTAACTGCAACTATTGTAATACCTAGCATCTTGGGTGTTAAGTTCACTGCATCCACTGGTAAGATTTTTGTGATTGCACAAATCATATTTGTTTTCATCTTCTGGATTTTGACGATCAAAAGTTTATTGGCGGGTGCAGGAGCAGGTACGCTTTTCTCTATTCAGCCTTTGTTCAATGCAGAAGTTAAATTGCCTGTGATTTTGGCAGGAGCGTCCATTCTTTGTTTCAGTTTTCTTGGTTTTGACTCTCTTACTACGTTGTCTGAAGAAACAATCAATCCTGAAAAAACAATTCCTAGAGCGATTATCATCATGTTGTTGACAATCGGTGTCCTCTATATCGGATCAGCCTATTTGGCACAATTGGTTCACCCAAGTTTTGCATTTGAAAACACAGATTCTGCAGCTATGGAAGTTGTCTATTTGGTCGGCGGGAATTTGTTCAAATCTTTATTTGTTACCGCAGTAATTTTAGGGAATTTCTCATCTGGTGTGGCTTCGACTACAAGCGCATCCCGTGTGTTGTATGCAATGGGTCGAGATTCTGTACTGCCAAAAAAAATATTTGGGCATATCCATTCACGCTATAAAACACCGTCAACCGGAATTATTGTAATCGGGGTTATTTCATTACTCGGTATCGTGCTGACACTCGATCAAGTCATTAAGTTTATTAACTTTGGAGCACTTATTGCTTTCGCATCAGTAAACTTGTCTGTCATTGCTCATTATTTTATTCGGAATCGTAAACGGTCCTCTTTCACCGAATACATGCGTTATCTGGTTATGCCACTAATTGGAGCAGGATTTACGCTTTGGCTATGGTCTCACTTAGAGGTGGATGCATTGATTCTTGGAGGCATCTGGATGGCAATGGGCATTGGGTATTTAATTTATATGACAAAGTTTTTCAGACAGGGATTGCCTGAATTCAGTTTCGATAAGGAGATTATTCCTGAAAATGTTCTTTTAGAGGACATAAAAATGTAA
- a CDS encoding metal-dependent hydrolase: MQGNTHIIGGITASLAFAQISNDNPLVLVGAGVIGALLPDICHGGSKIGRKFPIISKTVNSLFGHRSFTHSLLFLVLVGMLLHTFIPYESVSLGILIGMASHVFLDMGTKKGVKLFFPVSISVRLPFTTKTGSKAEKVVFMMLTLLSIYFSYEIIVNFIDTI, from the coding sequence ATGCAAGGGAATACACATATTATTGGAGGCATCACTGCAAGCCTTGCTTTTGCACAAATTTCTAATGATAATCCGCTTGTTTTAGTAGGAGCAGGCGTTATCGGTGCATTACTTCCAGATATTTGCCATGGTGGTAGCAAAATCGGGAGGAAGTTTCCCATCATTTCAAAAACTGTTAATTCGCTGTTTGGACATCGTTCCTTTACACATAGTTTGCTTTTTTTAGTTTTGGTTGGGATGCTACTACATACATTTATACCCTACGAATCCGTTTCACTAGGTATTTTAATAGGGATGGCAAGTCATGTTTTTCTTGATATGGGGACGAAGAAGGGCGTTAAGCTGTTTTTCCCAGTATCGATTTCAGTGCGTTTACCATTTACTACAAAAACAGGTAGTAAAGCTGAAAAGGTAGTGTTTATGATGTTAACGTTGCTTTCCATCTATTTTAGTTATGAAATTATTGTTAACTTTATTGATACCATATAA